Proteins encoded together in one Chitinophaga sp. LS1 window:
- a CDS encoding AI-2E family transporter has protein sequence MNEVKLPFNARLAFTLLSLILLMFIARSGHELLVPLAFAFLIAIMLIPVAGFLEKCRFSRAMAALTCILLIVIILFGISMILASQMGSFVADFPHLQQQLLHTITDLQAWINKKFHIDAARQMDYLEQLAMGTLGSATAFVSTTLLSLSSLLIFIIFVLLYTFFLLLYRSLLVTFLITVFEAKHRETLLSVIVETRLIIKGYLAGLMIEMVVVAVVNCTLFWILGIKYATLLGIMAAIFNIIPYLGIYVATVISMLLTLTNSSLGTTIQVGVGLLVVHFLDSNVLLPRIVGSKVKINALVTILAVVSGNLLWGVPGMFLAIPFIAILKIIFENIEQMKPWAILLGDVTLKKVKVRRKN, from the coding sequence ATGAATGAAGTAAAGCTACCCTTTAATGCAAGACTAGCCTTCACCCTCCTCTCCCTCATCCTGCTGATGTTCATCGCCAGATCAGGACACGAGCTGCTAGTACCGCTGGCCTTCGCTTTTCTGATAGCTATCATGCTCATCCCAGTCGCCGGTTTTCTTGAAAAATGTCGCTTCTCAAGAGCCATGGCCGCACTTACCTGCATCTTATTAATCGTCATCATTCTCTTTGGGATCAGCATGATCCTTGCTTCTCAAATGGGCTCATTTGTTGCCGATTTTCCACACTTACAACAACAATTGCTACATACTATCACCGACCTTCAGGCCTGGATCAATAAGAAATTTCATATTGACGCCGCCCGCCAGATGGATTATTTAGAACAACTGGCCATGGGTACTTTAGGCTCTGCCACCGCTTTTGTGAGCACGACCTTATTATCCTTATCTTCCCTGTTGATCTTTATTATTTTCGTACTATTATATACGTTTTTCCTGCTGCTCTATCGGTCTTTACTAGTCACTTTCCTCATCACCGTGTTCGAGGCAAAACATCGTGAGACCCTGCTCAGCGTGATTGTTGAAACACGCCTGATCATCAAAGGATACCTGGCAGGACTGATGATTGAAATGGTGGTAGTCGCCGTCGTAAACTGTACCCTCTTCTGGATACTGGGTATCAAGTATGCGACACTGTTAGGTATCATGGCCGCTATATTTAATATCATTCCTTACCTGGGTATTTACGTGGCCACCGTTATTTCCATGTTGCTCACATTAACGAACAGTTCACTGGGCACTACGATACAGGTAGGTGTCGGTTTGCTCGTCGTACACTTCCTGGATAGCAATGTGCTACTGCCACGCATCGTAGGCAGCAAAGTAAAGATCAACGCACTTGTCACCATCCTCGCAGTCGTATCCGGCAACCTGCTATGGGGCGTTCCAGGCATGTTCCTCGCTATTCCGTTCATTGCAATTTTGAAAATTATTTTTGAGAATATCGAACAAATGAAGCCCTGGGCCATTTTACTGGGTGACGTAACACTCAAAAAAGTGAAAGTGCGCCGGAAAAATTAA
- a CDS encoding GNAT family N-acetyltransferase has protein sequence MNNLHKEVEVPVLVADDLLLRPISEKDIAALFNLFSSEKVTRFMDIERFINVSEAAQLVAFFREKLLSGEGMRWGIYQPDNDTLIGTCGLHHINKTHYKAEMGYDLLPAFWGKGIMTASLNRLLQYAFEELALNRIEAVVDPDNKLSILLLKRLGFQQEGLLRQAFFQKGQFVDTYMFSLLSGDYNYELHY, from the coding sequence ATGAATAATCTACATAAAGAGGTGGAAGTTCCTGTGTTGGTAGCAGATGATTTACTCCTGCGACCCATCAGTGAAAAGGATATCGCCGCATTGTTCAATTTATTTTCGTCGGAAAAGGTGACCCGCTTTATGGATATAGAACGGTTCATCAATGTATCCGAAGCAGCACAGTTAGTCGCCTTTTTCAGGGAAAAACTGTTGAGTGGGGAAGGTATGCGCTGGGGAATTTACCAACCTGACAATGATACGCTGATCGGCACCTGTGGGTTGCATCATATCAATAAAACACATTATAAAGCAGAAATGGGGTACGACCTCCTCCCCGCTTTCTGGGGAAAAGGAATAATGACCGCCTCCCTGAACCGGTTGCTCCAGTATGCTTTTGAGGAACTGGCACTGAACCGAATAGAAGCAGTGGTAGATCCGGATAATAAATTATCTATTCTCCTCCTGAAACGACTGGGGTTCCAACAGGAAGGACTGCTAAGGCAGGCATTTTTCCAGAAAGGGCAATTTGTGGATACTTATATGTTTAGCCTCCTGTCCGGCGACTACAATTACGAGTTACATTATTAA
- a CDS encoding GNAT family N-acetyltransferase: MQFRNATTHDMPAIVAIYNSTIAGRMVTADTEPVSVESRMPWFNVHNPEKRPLWVVEENGIMIGWVSFQSFYGRPAYDGTAEISIYLDERQRGKGYGKKILEYAMAQCPSIGIKSLLGFIFSHNEPSIKLFEKLGFTSWAHLPNIAVLDGVERSLDILGKRIY, from the coding sequence ATGCAATTCAGAAACGCCACCACCCACGACATGCCGGCTATCGTAGCCATCTACAACAGCACCATCGCCGGCCGTATGGTCACCGCCGACACAGAACCTGTATCCGTAGAAAGCCGCATGCCCTGGTTCAATGTTCACAACCCGGAAAAACGCCCGCTATGGGTAGTAGAAGAAAATGGAATCATGATAGGCTGGGTGAGCTTCCAGTCCTTTTATGGCCGGCCGGCCTACGACGGTACCGCCGAAATCAGTATCTATTTAGATGAGCGTCAACGAGGTAAGGGTTATGGCAAAAAAATACTGGAATACGCCATGGCACAATGCCCGTCCATCGGCATAAAATCACTGCTGGGATTTATCTTCTCCCACAATGAGCCAAGTATCAAATTATTTGAGAAACTGGGTTTCACTTCCTGGGCACATCTGCCCAACATCGCCGTATTGGATGGCGTAGAAAGAAGCCTGGATATTTTAGGAAAGCGGATTTACTAA
- a CDS encoding helix-turn-helix transcriptional regulator, with the protein MENYKPITKATADRFLQLLKTKGPQSAAMLAAALNITGEGARLQLLKLAEEGLVMSVTTSKGVGRPVQIWDLTPVGHAHFPDTHAEFTLQLLETIRVELGEDALDKVVAAREQQQNEKYFNALSGITEVADKLEAFAALRTREGYLAEWAEDGEGGYFFIENHCPICNAAINCANICKSELKTFKNLMGDGVEVERADHIISGARRCVYKIVVLVNPLS; encoded by the coding sequence TTGGAAAATTATAAACCCATCACGAAAGCGACTGCAGATAGATTTTTGCAGTTACTGAAAACGAAGGGGCCTCAGTCGGCCGCTATGCTGGCGGCTGCTTTGAATATAACAGGAGAAGGCGCCCGGCTGCAACTGCTGAAACTGGCAGAAGAAGGACTGGTGATGTCGGTAACGACATCAAAGGGAGTTGGACGTCCGGTACAGATATGGGATCTGACACCGGTGGGGCATGCTCATTTTCCTGATACGCATGCAGAATTTACCTTACAATTATTAGAGACGATCAGGGTGGAGCTGGGCGAAGATGCCCTCGATAAAGTTGTTGCCGCCAGGGAACAGCAGCAGAATGAAAAATATTTTAATGCCCTGTCAGGCATTACGGAGGTAGCAGATAAGCTGGAAGCATTTGCTGCCCTGCGTACCCGGGAAGGATACCTGGCGGAGTGGGCAGAAGATGGGGAAGGGGGATATTTCTTTATAGAAAACCACTGTCCGATCTGTAATGCTGCTATTAACTGCGCAAACATCTGTAAATCAGAACTCAAAACCTTTAAAAACCTGATGGGTGACGGGGTGGAGGTCGAGCGCGCTGACCATATTATCAGCGGCGCCCGCAGGTGTGTATATAAGATTGTCGTCTTAGTAAATCCGCTTTCCTAA
- a CDS encoding NADPH-dependent FMN reductase translates to MNVLIFNGTMDTAPYTTANRLSAYFEEQFRQKGFSTEVFSPKGGHIPFFEYPKGDMPEPVKAMCDAFCKADVLVWLTPLYHGSMTGVMKNALDWLEMTSKLSNPYLTGKVVALVSWGDGHQAMQGINAMDSVAKALRAWVLPYSVPIMKEHLYTADGKDFTAPYKNKFDRLVSLLGEAQVLKHIK, encoded by the coding sequence ATGAACGTCTTGATCTTCAATGGAACGATGGACACCGCTCCTTATACCACGGCTAACAGACTGTCTGCCTATTTTGAAGAACAGTTCCGCCAAAAAGGCTTCTCTACAGAAGTATTTAGTCCAAAAGGCGGTCACATACCGTTCTTTGAATATCCAAAAGGCGATATGCCTGAACCCGTAAAGGCCATGTGCGATGCGTTTTGCAAAGCAGATGTGCTCGTATGGCTGACTCCCCTCTATCATGGAAGTATGACCGGGGTCATGAAAAATGCGCTGGACTGGTTAGAAATGACCAGCAAACTCAGTAATCCATATTTAACCGGAAAGGTCGTAGCTTTGGTGTCCTGGGGCGATGGTCATCAGGCCATGCAGGGTATCAACGCGATGGATTCCGTAGCGAAAGCATTGAGAGCGTGGGTATTACCCTACTCCGTTCCCATCATGAAAGAACACCTGTATACCGCTGACGGTAAAGATTTTACCGCGCCATACAAGAATAAGTTCGATCGCCTGGTCTCTCTTTTAGGAGAAGCACAGGTTTTGAAACACATAAAGTAA
- a CDS encoding HesB/IscA family protein — protein sequence MITVSDKASLYIKDLMTKENHAADTFVRVGVKGGGCSGLEYVLKFEESEKQEGDQIFEDKGVKIVVQMKSLLYLYGTELDYSDGLNGKGLFFNNPNATRTCSCGESFAV from the coding sequence ATGATAACAGTATCAGATAAAGCTAGCTTATATATCAAGGACTTGATGACCAAGGAAAACCATGCAGCTGACACCTTTGTTCGCGTAGGCGTAAAGGGAGGCGGTTGCTCAGGCCTGGAATATGTACTGAAATTTGAAGAGTCAGAAAAACAGGAAGGCGATCAAATCTTTGAAGATAAAGGTGTTAAGATAGTAGTACAGATGAAAAGCCTCTTGTATCTTTACGGCACAGAATTAGACTATAGCGACGGTCTGAACGGTAAAGGGCTTTTCTTTAACAATCCAAATGCTACCCGTACATGTAGTTGTGGCGAGAGCTTCGCTGTATAA
- the sufB gene encoding Fe-S cluster assembly protein SufB, producing MRNSNEIIDDIANKEYEFGFTTDIEMEMAPVGLNEDTIRYISAKKEEPEWLLQWRLKAFAAFQKMQWPAWQHFKMPEIDLQKISFYAAPKRKSLTSLDEVDPEILATMEKLGIPLNEQKALSGVAVDVVFDSVSVATTFREKLGELGVIFCSFGEAVREHPELVKEYLGTVVPHSDNIFAALNAAVFSDGSFVYIPKGVRCPMELSTYFRINAENTGQFERTLIICDDNAYVSYLEGCTAPRRDENQLHAAVVELIALNHAEIKYSTVQNWYPGDKDGKGGIYNFVTKRGICKGNSSKISWTQVETGSAITWKYPSVILQGDDAEGEFYSVAVTRNKQIADTGTKIYHLGRNTRSRIISKGISAGTSDNTYRGLVQVGPRAANARNFTQCDSLLIGDRCGAHTFPYIESKNSTATVEHEATTSKIGEDQIFYLNQRGINTEQAVALIVNGYAKEVLNQLPMEFAVEAQKLLSITLEGSVG from the coding sequence ATGAGAAATAGCAACGAAATAATTGACGACATAGCCAACAAGGAATACGAGTTTGGCTTCACCACCGACATCGAGATGGAAATGGCACCCGTTGGCCTCAACGAGGATACCATTCGCTACATCTCAGCTAAAAAGGAAGAACCTGAATGGCTCCTTCAATGGCGCCTGAAGGCATTCGCTGCCTTCCAGAAAATGCAGTGGCCAGCATGGCAGCACTTTAAAATGCCGGAAATAGACCTGCAGAAGATCTCTTTCTATGCCGCTCCAAAAAGAAAATCATTAACCAGCCTGGATGAAGTTGATCCTGAAATCCTGGCTACCATGGAGAAGCTGGGTATCCCCCTGAATGAGCAGAAAGCGCTCTCCGGTGTGGCTGTGGACGTGGTGTTCGATAGCGTATCCGTTGCTACTACTTTCCGCGAAAAATTAGGTGAACTCGGTGTCATTTTCTGCTCCTTTGGCGAAGCAGTACGTGAACATCCAGAGCTGGTAAAAGAATACCTGGGTACCGTAGTTCCTCACTCTGACAACATCTTTGCCGCGCTGAATGCAGCAGTATTCTCCGATGGCTCATTTGTATACATTCCAAAAGGCGTACGCTGTCCAATGGAACTGAGCACCTACTTCCGTATCAATGCGGAAAATACAGGTCAGTTCGAACGTACCCTCATCATCTGCGACGATAATGCCTACGTAAGTTATCTCGAAGGCTGTACGGCTCCACGCCGCGATGAAAACCAGCTGCACGCTGCAGTTGTGGAACTCATTGCGCTGAACCATGCAGAGATCAAATACTCTACTGTTCAAAACTGGTATCCCGGTGATAAAGACGGTAAAGGTGGTATTTACAACTTCGTAACCAAACGTGGTATCTGTAAAGGAAATAGCAGCAAGATCTCCTGGACACAGGTAGAAACCGGCTCCGCTATCACCTGGAAATATCCAAGTGTGATCCTGCAGGGCGATGATGCTGAAGGCGAATTCTATTCTGTAGCAGTAACCCGCAACAAGCAGATTGCTGATACCGGAACCAAAATATATCACCTGGGTCGCAACACCCGCAGCCGTATCATTTCAAAAGGTATTTCTGCAGGCACCAGTGATAATACCTATCGCGGTCTTGTACAGGTAGGTCCACGTGCTGCCAATGCACGTAACTTTACCCAGTGCGACTCCCTGCTCATAGGCGATCGCTGTGGCGCTCACACCTTCCCTTACATCGAATCAAAGAATAGCACCGCTACTGTAGAACACGAAGCGACTACTTCCAAGATCGGGGAAGACCAGATCTTCTACCTCAACCAACGTGGCATCAATACAGAACAGGCAGTAGCCCTCATCGTGAACGGTTATGCAAAGGAAGTATTGAACCAGCTCCCAATGGAGTTCGCAGTAGAAGCGCAAAAACTGCTGTCCATTACACTTGAAGGTAGTGTAGGATAA
- the sufC gene encoding Fe-S cluster assembly ATPase SufC, producing MLTIKNLHAEVDGKKILKGLNLEIKAGEMHAIMGPNGAGKSSLASVLAGRENYTVTEGEVIFDGKNLLDMAPEDRAREGVFLAFQYPVEIPGVSNLNFLKTALNEIRAYHSLPAIEAKEFLKLTKEKQQMMDFNANLMNRSLNEGFSGGEKKRNEVFQMAMLDPKFAILDETDSGLDIDALRIVASGVNKLRAADKAFMVITHYQRLLDYIVPDFVHVLADGVIVKTGNKDLALELEEKGYDWLKEDVHQKESV from the coding sequence ATGCTGACGATTAAAAATCTGCACGCAGAAGTAGACGGTAAGAAAATATTAAAGGGCCTGAACCTGGAAATCAAAGCTGGTGAGATGCATGCCATCATGGGACCTAACGGTGCCGGCAAAAGCTCCCTGGCTTCTGTGCTCGCTGGTCGTGAGAACTATACAGTGACTGAAGGTGAAGTGATCTTCGACGGCAAAAACCTGCTGGACATGGCTCCTGAAGACCGCGCCCGTGAAGGTGTGTTCCTGGCATTCCAGTACCCTGTAGAAATTCCAGGTGTATCTAACCTGAATTTCCTCAAGACTGCGCTGAACGAGATCAGAGCTTACCATAGCCTGCCTGCAATCGAAGCAAAGGAATTCCTGAAACTGACCAAAGAGAAACAGCAGATGATGGACTTTAATGCTAACCTGATGAACCGCTCTCTGAATGAAGGTTTTTCCGGTGGTGAAAAGAAACGTAACGAAGTTTTCCAGATGGCTATGCTGGATCCTAAATTCGCTATCCTCGACGAAACTGACTCTGGTCTGGACATCGATGCGCTGCGTATTGTAGCAAGCGGTGTAAACAAACTGCGTGCTGCTGACAAAGCATTCATGGTGATCACTCACTATCAACGTCTGCTCGATTATATCGTACCTGACTTTGTACACGTACTGGCTGATGGGGTGATCGTAAAAACAGGTAACAAAGACCTGGCGCTGGAACTGGAAGAAAAGGGCTACGACTGGCTGAAAGAAGATGTACATCAGAAAGAATCGGTATAA
- the sufD gene encoding Fe-S cluster assembly protein SufD, giving the protein MTSDINKSFYDFISNGMPGPEQQVDVNNAILPARKEAFSRFRSLGLPTLKTEEWRYTNIQRYLKDVFTLAEEELSTVTAEQLRGASIPKLDSYTAVLVNGRLQPELSQLPADGKITISKISDAAGNAQLQAWFDKHPHLQKQPFAALNAAFFADGLFIEAGVNASLDKPLHIIHVYTAAVNAFIQPRHLVILHKSATLEIIESSVGLNKEAITFVNSVTEVVLEENAELWHYNVQSTIKNSRHIYHTSALQKADSRYHHFNFTLPAAELTRNNLSVALTGSNTETNLHGLFLATEQQHVDNHTFVDHQVPNCNSNELYKGVLLDNAKGVFTGKIMVHQDAQKTNAFQQNNNLLMSEKANINSQPQLEIYADDVKCSHGFTVGRFSEEALFYLRSRGIGAEAAKTLMVNAFAFDITDQVHIPALQEFLSDKIRRYVTGAINN; this is encoded by the coding sequence ATGACTAGCGATATCAATAAATCATTTTACGACTTTATATCCAACGGGATGCCGGGTCCTGAACAGCAGGTAGACGTGAACAACGCCATCCTGCCTGCGCGTAAAGAGGCGTTTAGCCGCTTTCGCTCCCTGGGCCTTCCAACCCTCAAAACTGAAGAATGGCGCTATACTAACATACAGCGCTATCTGAAAGATGTATTCACCCTGGCAGAAGAAGAGCTATCAACTGTAACTGCCGAACAACTGCGCGGCGCGAGCATTCCTAAACTGGACAGCTATACTGCTGTACTGGTAAACGGACGCCTGCAACCGGAGTTGTCCCAACTACCTGCTGATGGAAAGATCACTATTTCCAAAATCAGCGATGCCGCCGGGAATGCTCAACTCCAGGCATGGTTCGATAAACACCCTCACCTGCAAAAACAACCTTTTGCAGCCCTCAATGCAGCCTTCTTTGCCGATGGTCTGTTCATTGAAGCAGGTGTAAACGCCAGCCTCGATAAACCACTGCACATCATTCATGTATATACAGCCGCTGTAAACGCTTTTATTCAGCCCCGCCACCTGGTGATACTGCATAAAAGCGCTACCCTCGAAATCATCGAGAGCTCAGTAGGTCTGAACAAAGAAGCGATCACATTTGTGAACAGCGTAACGGAAGTAGTACTGGAAGAGAACGCGGAACTCTGGCATTACAATGTACAGAGCACTATTAAAAATAGCCGCCACATCTACCACACCTCTGCCCTGCAGAAAGCTGACAGCCGCTACCATCACTTCAACTTCACCCTGCCTGCAGCTGAGCTTACGCGCAATAACCTGAGCGTGGCACTGACCGGCAGCAATACAGAGACCAACCTGCATGGCCTCTTCCTCGCTACCGAACAGCAGCATGTAGATAACCATACCTTCGTGGACCACCAGGTACCCAATTGTAACAGTAATGAACTGTACAAAGGCGTACTGCTGGATAATGCCAAAGGTGTTTTTACCGGCAAGATCATGGTTCACCAGGATGCGCAGAAAACAAACGCTTTCCAGCAGAATAATAACCTGCTGATGAGCGAAAAGGCAAATATCAACTCACAGCCACAGCTGGAAATATATGCTGACGACGTGAAGTGTAGCCACGGTTTTACCGTAGGCCGCTTTAGCGAAGAAGCATTGTTCTACCTCCGCTCCCGTGGTATTGGTGCTGAAGCTGCCAAAACACTCATGGTAAATGCATTTGCTTTTGATATTACCGACCAGGTACATATCCCTGCATTACAGGAGTTCCTCTCCGATAAGATCCGCAGGTATGTAACCGGCGCTATCAATAATTAA
- a CDS encoding cysteine desulfurase: MAAPALDIDKIRKDFPLLQEKVYGKPLVYLDNSATTQKPQVVLDTLEQYYKQYNSNVHRGVHHLSQVASEAYEGARHIIAGFINAQEHEEVIFTKGTTDSINLIANVFGRGIIKPGDEVIVSAMEHHSNIVPWQIMCEDRGAVLKVIPMDENGELIMSEYTNLLSDKTKIVSVAYVSNSLGTVNPVRDIIAQAHARNIPVMLDAAQAIQHMPLDVQELDADFIAFSGHKLYGPTGIGILYGKREWLDKLPPYQGGGDMIKTVTFAKTTYNELPFKFEAGTPDISGAIALGAAVKYVQEIGIENIHAYEEQLVNYAVEQLSTVEGLRFIGNPKHRSGAISFLVGAIHPYDLGELLDKQGVAIRTGHHCAEPVMDFFCIPGTVRASFAMYTNKEDIDRLVVAINRAAGMLR; the protein is encoded by the coding sequence ATCGCTGCACCGGCATTAGATATAGATAAGATCAGAAAGGATTTCCCGCTGTTGCAGGAAAAGGTGTATGGTAAACCGCTTGTATATCTTGATAATTCAGCTACGACCCAAAAGCCACAGGTAGTGCTGGATACGCTGGAGCAATATTATAAGCAATACAATAGTAATGTGCATCGTGGGGTGCACCACCTGAGCCAGGTGGCTTCTGAAGCGTATGAAGGCGCCCGTCATATCATTGCAGGTTTTATCAATGCACAGGAGCATGAAGAAGTGATCTTTACCAAAGGAACCACCGATAGCATCAACCTGATCGCAAATGTATTTGGCAGAGGCATCATTAAGCCTGGTGATGAAGTGATTGTGTCTGCAATGGAACACCATTCCAATATCGTTCCCTGGCAGATTATGTGTGAAGACAGAGGAGCTGTGTTGAAAGTGATTCCGATGGATGAGAATGGGGAGTTGATCATGAGTGAATACACGAACCTGCTCTCTGATAAAACGAAGATTGTGAGTGTGGCATATGTATCTAATTCATTAGGTACCGTGAACCCGGTGCGTGACATTATCGCACAGGCACATGCGCGCAATATTCCTGTGATGCTGGATGCCGCACAGGCTATTCAACATATGCCGCTGGATGTACAGGAACTGGATGCTGATTTCATCGCATTTTCAGGGCATAAATTGTATGGTCCGACCGGTATTGGTATCTTGTATGGTAAGAGAGAATGGTTGGATAAACTGCCTCCTTACCAGGGCGGTGGCGATATGATCAAGACCGTTACATTTGCAAAGACGACTTACAATGAATTGCCATTTAAATTTGAAGCAGGTACCCCTGATATCAGTGGGGCGATCGCTTTGGGTGCGGCAGTGAAATATGTGCAGGAGATTGGGATAGAAAATATTCATGCGTACGAGGAGCAATTGGTGAACTATGCAGTGGAGCAATTATCTACCGTAGAAGGGCTGCGATTCATTGGGAATCCCAAGCATAGATCTGGTGCAATTTCGTTTTTAGTGGGTGCAATCCATCCGTATGACCTGGGTGAGTTGCTGGATAAGCAGGGCGTGGCGATCAGAACGGGACACCATTGTGCAGAGCCGGTGATGGATTTCTTTTGCATTCCGGGTACGGTGAGAGCGAGTTTTGCAATGTATACAAATAAGGAAGATATTGACAGACTGGTGGTGGCGATCAATCGCGCTGCGGGAATGTTGAGATAA
- a CDS encoding SufE family protein — protein MTINEKQDELISDFSFMDEWMDKYEYIIQLGKDLPLIDPKYKTDDNLIKGCQSQVWLHTDLVDGKLIFTADSDAVITKGLVSLLVGVLSGHTPKEIAESEIYFIDEIGLRSHLSPTRSNGLLSMLKQMKIYGLAYQVKSQQ, from the coding sequence ATGACGATCAACGAAAAACAAGACGAGCTCATTTCTGACTTCTCCTTTATGGATGAATGGATGGATAAGTATGAATACATTATCCAGCTTGGTAAGGATCTGCCACTGATAGACCCGAAATATAAAACAGACGATAACCTCATCAAAGGTTGCCAGTCACAGGTATGGCTGCATACTGACCTGGTAGATGGTAAACTCATTTTCACAGCAGACAGTGATGCCGTGATCACAAAAGGATTGGTGAGTTTATTGGTAGGTGTATTATCCGGCCACACGCCAAAGGAAATTGCCGAATCTGAAATTTATTTTATCGACGAAATTGGCCTGCGCAGCCACTTGTCTCCTACCCGCTCCAATGGTTTGCTGAGCATGCTTAAGCAAATGAAAATATACGGATTAGCTTACCAGGTAAAATCGCAACAATGA
- a CDS encoding iron-sulfur cluster assembly protein — MATMNLRDQIEDVLKTVYDPEIPVNIWELGLIYEIRINDDNRVGITMTLTAPACPVAGDIVREVDEKVKAVEGVTDCDVTLTFEPAWNRDMMSEEAKLELGFM, encoded by the coding sequence ATCGCAACAATGAACTTAAGAGATCAGATAGAGGATGTACTGAAGACAGTATATGATCCTGAAATTCCGGTGAATATATGGGAACTGGGATTGATTTATGAAATCAGGATTAATGATGATAACAGAGTAGGGATTACAATGACGCTGACAGCCCCTGCCTGCCCGGTAGCGGGAGATATTGTACGTGAGGTAGACGAGAAGGTAAAAGCGGTGGAAGGTGTGACAGATTGTGATGTGACGCTTACTTTTGAACCTGCGTGGAATAGGGATATGATGAGTGAAGAGGCGAAACTGGAATTAGGTTTTATGTAA